AGGCGCTTCCTGGCCTTTTCGATCTCGTGGATGTTGCGGCCACCTTCGCCAATCTGGTCGAGCAGGTCCTTAACTTCGTCAGCGAGGTTCTTGTTCTCGCGGCGGACAGCCTCGAGCTGTTCCTGGCCTTCCTCGTAGGCACCCTTGAGACGGAACAATTCGGTGGAGTAGTTGCGGCATTCCTTCTGGCTGGCGTCGAGCTCGGCGGCGAGGTCGTCGACCTTGAGCTTCCATTCTCCAATGATCTTGTCGAAGGCCTTCTGCTTCTTCTCGGCAGCGTTGGCGATGGCGGTGGCACGGTCGACCTCGAGCTGCAGGTCCTCGACCTCGGTGGCGAGGCGCTGCTTGGTCTTCTCGAGGGCAACGACCTTCTGGTTGAGGGACTCAATGGTCTCCTCGGCCTCGGCGAGGCGGGCCTGGAGCTTGCGCTTGGCCTCCTCGAGCTCCTCGGAGCGGGCAACACCCTCGGACTCGTACTTGGAGCGCCAGATCTGGCCCTCGGCGTTGGCCTTGGAAAGCTGGCGCTGAAGATCAGCCTTGCCCTCGGCCTCCTCCTCGACCTGTTCGCGGATGTTGTCCAGGTCGTGCTCGAGGTTGCGGAACTTGCCCAGAAGGGTGGCGCGTTCCTGTTAACAAGAAAACACATTAATTAGCTTCTATGTCGGTAAGCCTTGTTAAGTGCATCATTAGACCAAGTAAGTCTCAGCTTGATACTAAAACGCACCAATATGGCAATATCTAACAATGTGTCGTTTGAGTTATCTTTGTTGTTGTTTTCTTTTAGATGAACCATGTTATATTGTATACTAACCCTGGCCTCCTCGTCGGCGAGCCTCTTGGTATCCTCCAGCTGAGTGGTGAGCGACACCTTGATCTTGGACAGCTGCGACACCTGGGACTCGGCCTCCTCCAGTTGGCGGAGCAGGTCTGAGTTCTCGATGGACATCTTCTTCTTGGCGGCATCCAGGTCGTTGAGGGTGCGGTTGGCCTCGTCAGCCTTGTTTTGGACTTCGTTGAGCTGGTGCTGGAGCTGCTTGGCGATCTTCTCCTGGGCAGCCTAttaggaaataaataattgttagaCGAAGGTATTTTCACGGTTTAGTTGAAAGTTTAATGGTTTGaattcttttaatatttaaattttggtGATGCAGGCTGATATTCGTTTTAGCGTGTATTTAACAGATCATGACTGTGTTAAAAACAAacggtattatttattatgagaaGAAAAATATTGCAGAGAAATATTgaattatacatacataggttggtgcaaatgtttacatttataaaacttCTGATACATTGTTACGGTAAGCACCACGACTATTTTTaacttacataatattaggcacattatatgttatttaattatattattcaatAATTAGTTGTTGaaaggttttatttaatgttactaATGTTAGAAGATAATTAGAATAGGGATTAATCAGTTTAAAAATCattcaaaaaagttttttacattttagctGTAGTTTAGTTTCACGTTACAGCGCTCATAGCTTTTTTGCGTTTAGTAAAACTATATTAGGTATGTTAAATTGGGCGTGTGTAGTGTCTGGTCCCAAGCACACAAGTTGTTTAAGTTCTTATATACAGCTACTATCCTAGGATAAGCATTATAAGGGCTGTATAAATCTTTATAAAGCTCTTGTGCGACTTGGGTTGCAACTCCATCTAACTGGCGAAAGCGAAGCGAAGTCCTGCTGATGCCAAAACAATTTATACCTTTTCGTTGGACACGTGGTCGAGACCAGCGCGGAGGTCATTGACTTCGCTAAAGTACTGAGAACGTTCCTTCTCAGCCCTGGATGGATTAGAAACACGATTAATATCACCTAATTGGTATGTGTTTGTGTTGTGGGCATTGAGTGGGCCGTGGTTCTTTCACGTTTAGGGAACATGCGGGGGAACTCGGTACACATGCCTCGTGGATGACATGTTACCTTTTCACGGGCCACCTGATCGACGGCAGCGCGTGTGTTGTTTAGCTCCGAGTAGCAAGACGCGCGGTCATGATCAGCCCTGAATTAGCAGTACAATTGAGTATCCCAAGCTTTCAAGTCCCAGTTCAAATTTAAAGGTTCAATACAAAATTACATTTCCTTTGCATATTAAAAGtgtatttataaacattatGCTGATGTTTATAAGATTTGCCACGTAGGAGTGCTATAAATATTCAGCATCGAGTGCCTCTTGctgtaactatttttatttcgcCAATTgcgtttacttatttttacgaTCTATGAAATCAGGATATTTGATTATAAAAAAAGcacgtacatacatacttagctTACAATAATCTAGAGCATAAAAATTGTGTTTTCATTGCTCTAGTAGAAAAGGATATAATATAACGTATAATACTCACTTGGCCTTGAGCTTGTTGAGCTGGTCGAGCTGCTCACCCATCTCGGCGACGGAATCGTTGTGCTTCTTGCGCAGGTTGGCGAGGGTGGACTCGTGCTGGATGTTGGCCTCCTCCAGGTCGCGGCGCAGCTTGCTGAGTTCAGCCTCGCGCTTCTTGTTAAGCTCGATCTGGGCAGAGGTAGCACCACCGGCCTCCTCAAGGCGCTCGCCGAGCTCCTCGAGTTCACGAGCGAGGTCAGCGCGCTGCTTCTCAGCCTTGGCGCGAGCCTGGCGCTCAGACTCGACTTCCTCCTCGAGCTCCTCGATGCGAGCCTGCAGTTCCTTGATCTGCTTCTGCAGCTTGCTGACAAGGGACTGTTCATCCTCGAGCTTAGCGGTCAGGGAGGAGATCTCCTTGTCCTTGCGCTGGATGGTCTGCTCCAGCTCCTTCTTGTTGCGTTCGAGGTCGGCGACGGCTTCCTGGGTCAGCTTGAGGTCGCCCTCAACCTTCCTCCTCTGCTTCTCAACATCACCGCGCAGCTTCTTCTCGCGCTCCAGAGAGTCCTCCAGCTCGTCGAGAGTCTGCTCGAGCTTCTGCTTGACCTTGTTGAGGTGGTTGACCTTATCCTCGGCGGCCTGGAGTTCCTCACCAGTCTTCTGGTTGGACTCGCCCTGCATCTTCTTCTCCTTGTTGAGCTTGTTGATGAGCTCATCTTGGTGGGCGATCTCATCGTTCAAGTTGCGGATCTGGTGGTCCTTGGTGGCCTTGTCCTGCTCGGATTTCTGGACGGCCAGCTCGAGATCCTCGACGTCCTTCTTGAGGCCAGAGACCTCCTGTTCCAACTTCTTCTTGTTCTGGAACAGCTGGTTGCGGGCGTCCTCCTCCTGGGTCAGGCGGTCCTGGGTGTCCTACGGTCACAACAGCTCGAATCAGTATACGGTATTCAGTATTCAAGTATATAAAACTAGGCATCGAAAAAATAAACAGTTGGCTTTTAATTGCTTTCGCAATTCCTCTAAACACGTCTGGCTTCTGTCTATCGGCAAATAATAGCAATTAATGATTTGCAATAAAATCGTGCAACCCGCAGACgtgcaatttatttttaactcttCAAGCTGCTTTTAGTGTAAACATAACGGTGTTTATTTAAAGAAATACTCTAGCAAACGAAGCATTGCTTTGCAACAGTGTTACGGCTACATATTTGGCTTGTAACGGGATGTCTTCTAAGTAACTAATGTCCGGTATGTTTACTCGCCGCAGGAATCTCAGCtaattaattaaactaattaggtacattatttatttagcgCCAGAGTATTCGCGACCCAAATTGCTCATTGCTATTTCAAGATGACGCATCATTACCgggataaaaaatatgttacaaaTTTTACGATTATTATCCGCCTGGATATGCCACATGTTAATAACTGAAGGGTATAAGGAGGAATTTAGCAAGCCACTAGTAGATGATGGTTCACAACTTTTTTTGCACTATCGTTTGAGGTACCAAAACAATTTACGACTATGTATGAAGATTTTCTGTTTCTCTCTTGAcgattcataataataaaagtagattcattatcacaaaagtgactacatgatttttttttattactataccTACTCTTAATTATGGggcttaaaattattattttactaagttTTGCTAATTCGACTATTATGACTAATATGCCTTGTTTCTATACTTTCTATTATGACGCTGTGAAGTTTTCATTTTTCTAGAGGATATCaatataaatagtttttattattgtttgagTAATGTACATGATCTGTGCTATACTATCacataactaataaataattaacacttaCCCTAAGCTGGGACTCCATGTCGGACTTCTGGGCCTGGAGCTTGGCGGCGCGCTCCTGGACTTCGGACAGCGAGCCCTTCTCGCCCTCGAGCGAGCCGAGCAGAGCGGTCTTCTCCTCCAGCAGCTTGGCGTTGAGGACCTCCAACTCCTTGCGAAGTTTCTCCTCCTTCTCCAGAGCCTCGATCGCCTTGTTGGCCTTCTCTTCCAGTTTCTGCAATTCAACCACACTTTTATCCACACCATCCCATTCCGAAACGTGTATCGttgccattttatttaattttattgatcaCATCAATTGATTGGATAGGGAATGTCGGTTCGTTCGTTAGGGGAGTTAGGCGCGCGCCCAGCCGACCGCTCGACTGAACGGGGCGCTGGAGTTTTCCAGCGGGCGATAGCCGCCCACGCGCATGATTACTTAGCTAGGTGAGTGGGGCGATAGGGGGGGATTCCAGAAATGGCTGCGGCAGGTGCGGTGTCACGTAACCGGCAGGTGGGTGCGGTTAGCTATTTACGTGCTTGATTCACGCCgctaaatttgattatttattggGTCAGAGTGCTCCATCATATTAATGCGTTGAGTGATGCTTACCGCGATCTCATCCTCGATGCGGCTGACGTTGAGGAGGGGCTTGACCTTCTGCCACAACTTCCACCAGGGCCAGGTACGGAGTTGCAGGTACTTGCGCAAGTTGCGCTGGACAACTTGGAGGGCGACCCTAGTGGTAGAAAACTTAACTTAGCATATCTTtatgaataatataatttaatttacataatGAAGTCGGATATTTGCAATTATGATATAACTAAGGTTGAAGGTAAGGTAAGGCTTTatgaaggttgactggtagagaatgcctcatagcattaagtccgccttttgtgcgattgtattttcttttgtgcaataaagattaaataaataatttaataacaaaatttcaaaagatAATAActaagaaaaaacattttaaaaaaatattaaagatttGGAATGCCAAATATCGATTTCATTACTATACCTAATTGAATTTAATATATGTAACTGTCCAGAATAaataagtgttattttatttcaggtaatGATCCCGCTTTAGTAAAAGTAACAGTGTAAGTGTGCGATGTTATTAAAGAAACTGTATAAGGTAAGATATCATACCTCTGTTCCTGCAGCTTCTTGTACTCCTTGCGGGACAGGTAACCGCGAATGTAGGCCTGGAGCCAAGACACAATCTTGGACAGCCTATCGTCACGCATCTCTTCCATCTGACCCAGGACACCAGCGCGGAAGAACACCTGGATATATAGCTAAGTCAGAACAAATCCAGACGCCCGACTTGTAGAGTTAGTAACTGGTAACATctagttttaatatatttaaaactatttctacacattatttgTGTCAGAAATAtgaacataatatttttaaatgatatatTTTTCTACATCTAATGTTAGTGGGGAATTTGCGTGAGTAATCTCGAAAAAAAACGGAGACTTTTTGAAGCGGCATGACATGGAAACATAAAAAATCGACACATAGACAACACGAGGTACAGACGATACAGACAGTAAAAGAATAAGAGGAGTTAATATCGGAATGTGTATGTGTATCCGTTACTCATGTACTACGTCTACCTTTGTTTTTCCAAGTCTGAAAGATTCCGAGTCCAAACCGGTTGTCTCGAGAATTTTCTCGGCGGCTTTCTCTGGCGACATTCCGTCTTTGACCAACCCCGGGCACAGAATTTTGTATCTGCGTTTGAGGagcatacaaaaatataacagtgtgtgtgtatgtatgtgtatgtacagGTAGAAAGGATAGGGGAAAATCCAAACAGGAGCCTTGTCACTTGGGCCCTTTGAAGCGGCTTAGTCTACTGGACAAATTACTGTACCAATTGTAAATGGTGGTCGTAATTTGCCTGAAGTATTGATAACTTGCAATTGGCTTTCTCACAGCTAACTACGCAACCGAATGAACATGCCTTGGTGTGACCGAGACGGTACGATTCGACATCCAAGCCTGTGGCGTCCAGGATGACTTGGGCGATCTTCTTAGGATCGGTTTCCTTGTCCACAGCTTGAGGGGCCAGGATCTTGTAACTACATTATCAAAATATTTCCACACAATGAGGGAGAGTCACAATAAATAGTTCTAAAGACGTGCTAGGCACATAAGGAGAGGGTGGAACAAAATGTGGGACATACTGTAAAAAACATTGATATGTTAACCACACTGCATACGATTAGGGGTATGGACTGCAATTAAGATTAATAACATGTATCCCAGGAACCTTCTATGACATAATGACCTAGAAATAACAATGGGTCAACAAAAAGGGTTCAACATTAACTCTATTCTTTAGAGTTTAACAATTTCTACTTCTCCATGCTAAAACCATTCTGGACCCCATTATAATTCTTGCCTTGGTGTGACCGATACGATAGCTCTCAGGGTCGAGTTCGACAGACTCCAGACACTTCCTAGCTGCTTCTTTAGGATCTTTTTCGTTGGTCATGATGGCTGGCGCCAGAATCATGTAACTGTTTGTCGAACatcaattatttaataaatagagTCCCTCCAACTACTCTGTATGTGACAcgtcattaaaataatttgtcGTTATATAAAACAGCTTATTAATAATCTATGATATTTCAGCAAGTGTTACTCATAGCTATGAACTATGTAAATTTGACTGATGATGTCAGCAAGTCAGCGGTAAAACCAGAATAGTTGCTCCAGAAAATACCAGcgctaaaaaaaagttttgactaaccacatataaaaataaacataacccTCTATAATCAaaacagagacataaaataCTAAAGTTATAGTTGTAATTTGAATTCTTGAATTATTTTTGATATTGATGTTGGGATCTTACCGGAGCTTGAAGTCAGGGTAGACCATCCTGTTGGGGAAACCTTTACGGCAAATACGGATGCCTTCCAACACACCGTTACAGGTCAGCTGGTGCATGACAAGGTGGGAGTCGATGAGACCTGGCGAGCGAATACACGCACACGGATAAGAGGAAATTACAGAAAATAGAAAGCCTTCGCTATTAAtgtgtattaattaatttaaaaaaacaggtATGTAGATTTTAAaccaattacttatttttttacttatccTTATAGTTGTAATAGAGTAGAGATAGAAAAGTCTCAATTTACTTTACTAAAGACaaatagtaaaattttaaaacgagtGAAAGGGAAAAGAAGATAAAGTGATATTGGTCACTTTACTAACACAAATATATTTAGCACAATTATTACTCACCAGGCTGTTTCAACTCGTTGGGGATGATACAACGTACGAAGTGAGGTTGGGTGGACCTCAGAGTTGTCATCAGGTTGTTAAGTTGTTCCTGTATGGATTAACAAAATTAGTATGCACAATTGTGATTTTGTATAGTATTTACAACAGCATTTTTCATGTTTGTCTAAATCCAATACAACTGATTATTTACCCAGAACATTTCTTAGTTTTGTCTAATAGAAATGTCTGCAAACAACATAAAAAGCGACACTCGATGATACATGAATATTGACGTAGATTTGACATGTAATGACGTGACGATGTgaataaacacacacacacacaaaactaaagttatgaTTCCTAATAAACACACACTAACACACAAAGCTATTAGACCCAGCAGCGTCGTACAGTACGTTCCTGGGGACGTTATGCGCTGTGCGTGTAATTTTTCCACAGTGCATTGATCTACACTATAACACCATAGTGCATGTAAAATATTACAACCTCTAAAAACATAAAACAGGTAATTTTCATGTTACCTTTAATATTACGTCTATGAAATGTTACTACCACAATTTTCAAAAACAATGTAGAATATATGAAGCTACATCAATATAAACCAAAAATCAATCTTTAATATAAACTTAAGAACCTTGTACGCGGAGGAGACAGTAGCAAAACCACCACCCTTCTTACCGCGACCGCCTATGAACGTACATTATAAACAAGCATAGATTAGTACCAAGACGATCACAAGGCAACATGACGGGACAATACTCGATGGCTAAACATAGACTATCGGCGACATGAGCTGTGCTGTAAAACATATAGTAGAGTggccgaacaggctttaggttacttttcgctcatgtcgtcttgGACataggtatatttggtatcagtacattcagtatgatgtcctgaacacaaataaatatttgatgacatatatatatttggtGGGGGTCCACTGCTTTCGCGCTTGACATCGCCAGTTTTTGAGACATTTGGTACcacacatggtatgtttaaaaaaaaagtaaaaaaaaatatactgccgactttatgacatCACAGCAACTACcgccaccactttcgcgcttgtcatctcatatatttgtgttcaggacaccATACTGAATGCACtaataccaaatatacccatgtccgagacgacatgagcgaaaatcgttttctagaagacttctagacaaaaAACCGACCCTCTAATATTATGTTGACATTGACAAGGTAATGTGAAAGCGTGGAAGACTGACCCTAATTACCACTAAGTTGTAATCAGTAGATTCAGTAGTAGTAACAAGGGTTAATCTTAGGCATGATAGACGATACTGAAGCTACGCCGAAGGCAGTGAAGCAAATCCCTTTCAATGAATGTAAGTTTACCCTGTAGAGCGATGATACAGTCTGGAAGGCAGAACCCTTAGCACGCTTGCCTCCAGCGCCTTAAGTTGAAAAGTGACATGAGAAATAAACATTAATATGTCTTTGTAGACAATGATGCAAGTACATTCAATAGAATGATAGTGTGTAATTATCCTCTTTGCTAGGTCTTCTAGATTAGAAATAAACACAATGTGTGTTTATTTCTAATCTATTCGACGAAGCAACTcggataataaaattgtaatagaacTTCACTTatggtaagttcgtttaatcattAAGTATAATGAAATAATCCAAGATCACTGAAGTATTGATGTGATTTTGGTAAGTGACATTTGGGTTTTATATCACCCGTCTTGTGGTGTGTGATGATATTATATGTTCACAGAAGGTATGAATACAGCTCATGGTACCTGGTCACCTGTTTTCGTAGAGATCAAAATTGCTATAGGGGCTTATCGAAATCAGTAttaaaaattatcatttaaaaaatcaatTGAATCCTTATCTGAGTAAAAGTTATTGATACGTACCCTTGCCGCCACCGGCATCAGCACCACCGGACTGACCAGGATGGTCAGCGAAGATCTCAATCAACAGTTTGTTGGTGCCCTTCTTGAACTGGTCTACGACAGTGTCGTTAAGGGGGTCCTTGTTCTTCTCAAGCCAGCCTGAGATGTTGTAACCGACCTGTTTAAGGAGGGTGGGTGAATTAAGGTGGTGGGTAGTGAATGACTGAGTGAACTAATTTAGATACCAACATTAGCAATCATTTTATTTGCTAGATTTTCAAAAAGGATATAATTCAAAGGGAAGCTTACTTTCATTCTGTTGTTTAAGTAAAGAAAATGTTTATGAACCAAATATCAGCTCAATATAATTAAAAGTGAAGTGAAATGATCGTTGGTATTGTTGATGATAAAGATACTTACGTTGCCGGCATAATGGCCAATGGCGAAGTGGGCAGCCTGGCAGCCGGGCTTGGGAGGCTTGGGCTTCAGGAACGGAGGCGACTTGCCCAAGTGGTTGTTATTCAACTTCTCAACGAAGGTCTGATCGGTAGCTTTCGGGAACATAGATTCTTCCTCAAGGATGGAGAGGATACCCATGGGCTGGAAACGGACCGATGGCGTTAGAACACGAAGTACGGCTTGCTTATCTTCTGAAAATGCTACTTATGCCAAGTGTAGTTACTTTACGACTAAAATTGTATCATGAAATGTAAATTTTGATAGGACAAGCTATAATTATGTTCTTGGAGAGGAAATTTAAATACGAGTAGCTGTTGTTTCATCAAGATAAAGTCGATAATAAAATTCAagtgaataataaaaatgaggcaaaaggtacaaatttaatttaattataaatctgtaacaaaggaaaaaaaattaaaagagaaaTAAAGGTTTTAAATACTACTTTTGTGTAAAAGGGGGTTCTAGCGtgtatatttttgttaagcGTTATCGGTTAAGCGGCATGCATTCGTAGTTGTGTGCTTTTTTCTAATAgtgagtgtaattttattagctATATAACTTTGTACTGTATCTATAAAATAGTGCTTCTTTTTCCATAGCTTCACATATTTTTAGtgtctttttttattaaacttgaTTGCTGACTTTTTAGTTGTTAAAAATACTGGTATTACTGGTGCAGTTAATATAGCTAATtagcttaaaaaatatatgcttATTAACGGATTAGACTGATATTGTAGTTTTGCAAGTGTTCTATCGGCGGTGTGGGTACAGACCGTGATAAATATATCATAATgatcaatatttaataatatccaATAACACAGCAGCTAGTAAGGTGATTCaagaaatcaaagttttaattttatttactcaCCTCATTATTTTCATcctacctactaaaataataattagtaattaatttgaGAATTGTTTAATAACATTTAGTGGTCGCTACCACCAGTACCACCggtcaacttttttttttaatacgtactGCGATGTGGGATTATGGTTTGCTTTTATTATGTTCCATGataatatttatctattataatagtttatgtgactgctatatAATAAAAGGCGTAATTTACGATAATATCGCCTTCgtttaatttcatacattttgaaatgtCGGTAGCTATCCCTAAATatcaattcaaaaataaaataaaaaaatctagacTGTTTTCTAATACAATACATCCGTTTTAGAGGTTGagagtataaaaaataataataataataataacagcaaacttctccaaagggactctacgtgttggatgtgtatccccacgcacgcctatcaaatgaccgggatgtatatacccgtgagtttatacgagatacaaataataaaaatatcgtcTTTCTTTGATTTCACAAATTTTCATATGTCAGTAGCGACCCctaaatatcaatttaaaaatttataaaaaaaatagtgttttCTAATGCAAAAGATCATTTATAGAGATCATAGGtgagagtaaaaaaataaacatatatatttttttttcagtacaaGTTTAAATCAGCCTAACAGCTAGCCAGCATTCCTCACAGGCAGCAGATTCTATAGGGGTTGTTAGAGATTGTGAATACAGTATTATAGAATATGTCGATCATTTGATACAATAAAACAGCGTGTAAAGATTCGCAAGGATGCTGCTTTCATTAAAAATGCTTTTAGCCTCGATTGCTGAAAAGGATCGTGTGCGCAAAGCATTTGTTTATACCGCGGAGCAAGGGATCAGCCAGAGATGTACTTGCGGGAGACGTTTTCAGCCCCAAGCGTCGTCTAATCGCGCCTATCGTAAGCTATACTGGATTCTAATACCTTTTCTATTAAGTCTATAGTCGCTTGAAGATCCATACCAAAATCTATGAAGGTCCATTGGATCCCTTCACGTTCATACTCTTCTTGCTCTAACACGAACATGAAATGGTTAAAGTATTGTtgtaatttttcgttcgtaaaATTAACGCATAGCTGATTAAACCCGTTCATCTGGATCGTGATACAtggaaaaaataattgtatCTGTTAAACAACTAACATTGTTTGTGTGGAAACGATGGCCGTTGGTgtgagaaaatattaaaaataaaaacaaagaacaCAGATAACACAGAACACATATAACACGTTGCATTGGTGGGTAGCTCGAATGAAGTAACGAatggaattaaattttaagtaaaaGTTCTATGGCTACTTCTTTCGGGCACCCTGTGGCATGAGGCAAGCTCTTGTTGTTGCGTTTT
The window above is part of the Cydia strobilella chromosome 12, ilCydStro3.1, whole genome shotgun sequence genome. Proteins encoded here:
- the LOC134746024 gene encoding myosin heavy chain, muscle isoform X5, with amino-acid sequence MPKPIVQEGDDPDPTPYLFVSLEQKRIDQSKPYDGKKACWVPDEKEGFLQGEIKATKGDLVTVGLPGGETKDFKKDLVGQVNPPKYEKCEDMSNLTYLNDASVLYNLKQRYYHKLIYTYSGLFCVAINPYKRFPVYTTRCARLYRGKRRSEVPPHIFAISDGAYVNMLTNHENQSMLITGESGAGKTENTKKVIAYFATVGASQKKDPNQEKKGSLEDQVVQTNPVLEAFGNAKTVRNDNSSRFGKFIRIHFGPSGKLAGADIETYLLEKARVISQQALERSYHIFYQMMSGSVDGLKSKCILSNNVNDYHIVAQGKTVIPGVDDGEEMRLTDQAFDILGFTQEEKDNVYKITAAVMHMGGMKFKQRGREEQAEADGMEEGERVAKLLGVDCQDLYKNLLKPRIKVGNEFVTQGRNKDQVTNSVGALCKGVFDRLFKWLVKKCNETLDTKQKRQHFIGVLDIAGFEIFDFNGFEQLCINFTNEKLQQFFNHHMFVLEQEEYQREGIEWTFIDFGMDLQMCIDLIEKPMGILSILEEESMFPKATDQTFVEKLNNNHLGKSPPFLKPKPPKPGCQAAHFAIGHYAGNVGYNISGWLEKNKDPLNDTVVDQFKKGTNKLLIEIFADHPGQSGGADAGGGKGAGGKRAKGSAFQTVSSLYREQLNNLMTTLRSTQPHFVRCIIPNELKQPGLIDSHLVMHQLTCNGVLEGIRICRKGFPNRMVYPDFKLRYKILCPGLVKDGMSPEKAAEKILETTGLDSESFRLGKTKVFFRAGVLGQMEEMRDDRLSKIVSWLQAYIRGYLSRKEYKKLQEQRVALQVVQRNLRKYLQLRTWPWWKLWQKVKPLLNVSRIEDEIAKLEEKANKAIEALEKEEKLRKELEVLNAKLLEEKTALLGSLEGEKGSLSEVQERAAKLQAQKSDMESQLRDTQDRLTQEEDARNQLFQNKKKLEQEVSGLKKDVEDLELAVQKSEQDKATKDHQIRNLNDEIAHQDELINKLNKEKKMQGESNQKTGEELQAAEDKVNHLNKVKQKLEQTLDELEDSLEREKKLRGDVEKQRRKVEGDLKLTQEAVADLERNKKELEQTIQRKDKEISSLTAKLEDEQSLVSKLQKQIKELQARIEELEEEVESERQARAKAEKQRADLARELEELGERLEEAGGATSAQIELNKKREAELSKLRRDLEEANIQHESTLANLRKKHNDSVAEMGEQLDQLNKLKAKAEKERSQYFSEVNDLRAGLDHVSNEKAAQEKIAKQLQHQLNEVQNKADEANRTLNDLDAAKKKMSIENSDLLRQLEEAESQVSQLSKIKVSLTTQLEDTKRLADEEARERATLLGKFRNLEHDLDNIREQVEEEAEGKADLQRQLSKANAEGQIWRSKYESEGVARSEELEEAKRKLQARLAEAEETIESLNQKVVALEKTKQRLATEVEDLQLEVDRATAIANAAEKKQKAFDKIIGEWKLKVDDLAAELDASQKECRNYSTELFRLKGAYEEGQEQLEAVRRENKNLADEVKDLLDQIGEGGRNIHEIEKARKRLEAEKDELQAALEEAESALEQEENKVLRAQLELSQVRQEIDRRIQEKEEEFENTRKNHQRALDSMQASLEAEAKGKAEALRMKKKLEADINELEIALDHANKANAEAQKNIKRYQAQIKDLQTALEEEQRARDDAREQLGISERRANALQNELEESRTLLEQADRARRQAEQELGDAHEQLNELSAQSASLSAAKRKLESELQTLHADLDELLNEAKNSEEKAKKAMVDAARLADELRAEQEHAQTQEKLRKALEQQIKELQVRLDEAEANALKGGKKAIQKLEQRVRELENELDGEQRRHADAQKNLRKSERRIKELTFQAEEDRKNHERMQDLVDKLQQKIKTYKRQIEEAEEIAALNLAKFRKAQQELEEAEERADLAEQAISKFRGKGRAGSAARGVSPAPQRPRPAFDGFGTFPPRFDLANDDF